ATTGCCGCCGGACACGCGAGCAAACTGGTGCCTATCGTATCTTCGGCGAGGGCGTTCAGCATCATCTGCAGGAAGTGGAAACAGTACAACAAGAAGCCGGACGCCGTTGTTGTGGAGGGGGCCAAGGCCGGCGGCCATCTGGGGTTCGATTATGATGAACTGGTGAGCGGAAAAGCTCGCGATCTCGATGAGATACTTGCCGAGGTAATCGAGGTGGCAAATTCATTCGACCACCCCATACCGGTAATTGCCGCGGGCGGCATATTCGACGGCAAGGATATCGCGCGCGTTCTTAGCTTGGGGGCCTCCGGCGTTCAGATGGCTACCCGGTTTGTTTGTACGGACGAATGCGATGTGCACCCCAATTTCAAGATGGCCTATATCAATTCCAAGAAGGAAGATATCACTATAATCAAAAGCCCGGTGGGAATGCCCGGCCGGGTTATCAATAACGCCTTCGTTGAGAAGATCAAGCGGGGAGAGACGGTGCCTTTCAAATGCGCCTACAGGTGTTTGAAGAGCTGCGATCCGCGGACGGCTCCGTATTGCATCGCCAAGGTGCTGCTGCGTGCGGCGGAGGGTCATCTTGAGGATGCCTTCGCCTTCGCCGGAGAGAACGCCTATAGATGCAAAGAGATCGTCTCCGTGAAAAAGCTTATCAATGAACTGGCCGAAGAAGCCGCCTATTACCTGAATAAAATGAGACCCGCTCAGGGTCTGGCCTAGCAAATATCCTCACATTGCGATTTGATCGCTGTGTTCGCTGCTATTAATGTTTGTTATAAATTGGGAGCCCCTGAGTTTATTAAGCCCAGGGGCTCCTTCATTTTTCTTACAACTCACCGAGTTCTTTTATTCATTGAGTGATAGTTACTTCAATATAATCCGTCCATATGCCACA
This is a stretch of genomic DNA from Dehalococcoidia bacterium. It encodes these proteins:
- a CDS encoding nitronate monooxygenase family protein — its product is MRKYKLPSLIIGGLEINPPFIQGGMGVRVSKANLAAAVAKEGCVGVISTVGLGDFENRPGSEFVKVNEEALRNEIRKSKKMTDGVIGVNVLHALSNYENLVKTAAEEGTDMIICGAGLPLDMPLIAAGHASKLVPIVSSARAFSIICRKWKQYNKKPDAVVVEGAKAGGHLGFDYDELVSGKARDLDEILAEVIEVANSFDHPIPVIAAGGIFDGKDIARVLSLGASGVQMATRFVCTDECDVHPNFKMAYINSKKEDITIIKSPVGMPGRVINNAFVEKIKRGETVPFKCAYRCLKSCDPRTAPYCIAKVLLRAAEGHLEDAFAFAGENAYRCKEIVSVKKLINELAEEAAYYLNKMRPAQGLA